One window of the Anopheles cruzii chromosome 2, idAnoCruzAS_RS32_06, whole genome shotgun sequence genome contains the following:
- the LOC128278313 gene encoding N-acetylgalactosamine kinase, translated as MSDKGDLCVPVLETVPACDRFENLLECFKREFFSSGPNFVVRCSGRVNIIGEHVDYCGYPVFPMAIEQTILLAVAPSNDNLLHIKNVDNSFRPFKCNVHTFSIDVPSSGGPSWYQYVLCGVKGILEDSNINHDERRGMLIMLSGNIPPASGLSSSSAIVSASVLATAFMHNVTLNKQILATLSAECEKFIGTQGGGMDQAIAYLAQEGCAQLIDWNPLRATAIQLPPSAVFVIANSLSEANKAATSDFNQRVVECRLACRLLAKQMKLNWRDISRFADLQKALGYTLEEMEALVNRSLTKLSYNRADMLQMLEISDDDFSENLLTANTRNIQMFKLKQRSLHVFQEALRVEKFIEIAKTMPADAVKRMKTLMRQSHESLKILYECSHENLDRIVDISESIGIGARLTGAGWGGCVVALCDGFEESKCFINLLQKEFYAKQTSSKPADTGTHVFATSPQRGAEIYLISRVSQVDSN; from the exons ATGTCAGACAAGGGCGACCTCTGCGTGCCAGTTTTAGAAACAGTGCCAGCTTGTGACAGATTTGAAAATTTGCTTGAATGTTTCAAGAGAGAATTTTTTTCAAGTGGCCCGAACTTCGTTGTACGATGCAGCGGAAG AGTAAACATCATTGGTGAACATGTGGATTATTGTGGTTACCCAGTTTTCCCAATGGCAATCGAACAAACCATTTTATTGGCGGTGGCGCCTTCCAACGATAACCttttgcatattaaaaacGTAGACAACTCTTTCAGACCGTTTAAATGCAATGTACATACCTTCAG CATTGATGTGCCTAGCTCTGGTGGTCCGAGCTGGTATCAGTACGTGTTATGCGGGGTTAAAGGTATTTTAGAAGATTCAAACATAAACCACGATGAGCGCCGTGGTATGCTTATTATGTTATCCGGTAATATTCCTCCTGCTTCCGGATTGTCAAGTTCTAGTGCAATCGTGAGCGCTTCCGTTTTAGCTACAGCGTTTATGCATAAT GTCACTCTCAACAAGCAAATTCTCGCCACTCTTTCCGCGGAATGTGAAAAATTTATCGGAACTCAAGGAGGCGGAATGGACCAAGCAATAGCATATCTCGCGCAAGAAGGTTGCGCTCAATTGATAGATTGGAATCCGCTTCGTGCAACCGCCATTCAACTCCCACCGAGTGCTGTTTTTGTTATCGCCAACAGCTTATCTGAGGCAAATAAAGCTGCAACATCAGACTTTAACCAACGTGTGGTCGAGTGTCGACTGGCCTGCAG ATTACTGGCAAAGCAAATGAAGCTTAATTGGCGTGACATAAGCCGATTTGCTGATCTGCAGAAAGCACTTGGTTATACCTTGGAAGAAATGGAAGCGTTGGTGAACCGCAGTTTAACTAAACTTTCCTACAACAGAGCAGATATGCTGCAAATGCTGGAAATttcggatgatgatttttccGAAAATTTGCTTACTGCAAACACTCGCAATATACAAATGTTCAAGCTCAAACAACGATCCCTTCATGTATTTCAAG AGGCTCTGCGTGTTGAGAAATTCATCGAAATAGCAAAAACAATGCCAGCGGATGCTGTCAAACGCATGAAAACACTAATGAGACAATCACACGAAAGCTTAAAAATCCTGTATGAATGCTCTCATGAAAATCTGGACCGAATTGTAGATATTTCGGAATCGATAGGCATAGGCGCGCGACTAACTGGAGCTGG CTGGGGTGGATGCGTCGTTGCTCTGTGCGATGGATTTGAAGAAAGTAAGTGCTTCATAAATTTACTTCAAAAAGAATTTTACGCAAAACAAACCTCATCGAAACCGGCGGACACTGGTACCCATGTCTTCGCCACAAGTCCCCAGCGGGGGGCggaaatttatttgatttctaGAGTCAGTCAAGTCGATTCAAATTAA
- the LOC128277694 gene encoding RNA polymerase II-associated protein 3-like isoform X1, with the protein MDTIRSQLAVKNQCEHMKKSIKELYDWEEQIKKPALAVSQPVESTSLPPVRSSASAMNEFYKNRKTAEKLDRMDEGKAVDQMQLADAEVLKDRGNKQCKLGNYRDAIKLYSEAIEIYEDNPVYYSNRALCYMNIELYENCLADCSIALQKDPKNVKAYYRRMQAYERLGENAKAISECRKILNISQDDNERNVTKRDMARIEKRLAEQQAAWTGKEKESVVGTEKDSTLSLVKQEADKYKELGNKFLAKKEFQKAETCYTRAISMFENEAIFYTNRSICYWHLKDYEKCLADCNKAIMLDESYFRPYYRRMLVREHLGSFQGAIEDCKKFLELTKDDKQKATAMKDLLRLEKLMKSEKPAKQAIVWSEVKKNAKPTKFIQKPPHLRSKVALKRIVIEDINQNPVMAPVSSGISVKREPVPDAIIDKIFNNNTGEQLMEPEESTILEHLFPVHSNKLKNLFSSSKTQSDPKQPLSSSIPNIKESVSDTKTLIDSPTNDKVECDKLYQETQVAKAKSFISPTNSLLSIPNSIGQFYTTWSGLNEELKYLYLKLLKDVPLNKLFGAGLSNEMLGELLYVMQTRFIPDKIDVTNIMLEIAKNECVNILSLLLNCNDRKAIKELLKYMETQNASEKDIQQIRTKLFRD; encoded by the exons ATGGATACTATACGATCGCAACTCGCCGTGAAGAATCAGTGCGAACAcatgaaaaaatcaatcaagGAGCTATACGATTGGgaagagcaaataaaaaaaccagcATTGGCTGTGTCTCAGCCAGTTGAG AGTACTTCTCTCCCTCCTGTCCGTAGCAGCGCCAGCGCAATGAATGAATTCTATAAGAATAGAAAAACTGCAGAAAAATTAGATCGGATGGATGAAGGTAAAG CCGTTGACCAAATGCAATTGGCCGATGCTGAGGTTCTAAAGGACCGAGGAAATAAACAATGCAAACTTGGAAACTACCGTGATGCTATTAAGTTGTATTCAGAAGCTATCGAGATTTACGAAGATAATCCGGTATACTACAGCAATAGAGCTCTGTGTTACATGAATATTGAACTGTACGAGAATTGCCTTGCGGACTGCAGCATCGCCCTTCAGAAGGATCCGAAGAACGTAAAGGCATACTACAGACGAATGCAGGCTTACGAAAGATTAGGAGAGAATGCTAAAGCTATCTCCGAGTGTCGAAAGATACTGAACATTTCTCAAGATGATAACGAACGCAATGTGACCAAACGAGACATGGCAAGGATTGAGAAGCGCTTAGCGGAACAACAAGCGGCGTGgactggaaaagaaaaagaatcgGTCGTCGGGACGGAAAAGGATTCAACACTATCATTAGTAAAGCAGGAGGCGGACAAATACAAGGAGCTCGGTAACAAATTTCTCGCCAAAAAGGAATTTCAGAAAGCAGAAACATGCTACACAAGGGCTATTTCAATGTTCGAGAATGAAGCAATATTCTACACAAACCGCAGCATTTGCTACTGGCATCTGAAAGACTATGAAAAGTGCTTGGCGGATTGCAATAAAGCAATCATGTTAGATGAAAGCTACTTCCGGCCCTACTATCGCCGCATGCTAGTGCGCGAACATCTAGGCTCATTTCAAGGTGCTATAGAGGATTGCAAGAAATTTCTTGAGCTTACGAAAgacgacaaacaaaaagcaactGCAATGAAAGATCTTTTGCGATTGgaaaaattgatgaaaagcgaaaaaccTGCCAAACAGGCTATTGTATGGagtgaagtaaaaaaaaatgcaaagcCCACCAAATTCATTCAGAAACCACCTCACTTACGATCGAAGGTAGCTTTGAAACGGATCGTCATAGAGGACATAAACCAAAACCCTGTAATGGCACCAGTATCATCGGGTATCAGTGTAAAACGTGAGCCAGTACCAGATGCAATTATTgacaaaatattcaacaatAACACTGGTGAACAGTTGATGGAACCCGAGGAGAGTACCATTCTCGAACACCTCTTTCCTGTGCACTCCAATAAGCTCAAAAATCTCTTTTCATCgtccaaaactcaaagtgaTCCAAAGCAACCATTATCATCGTCAATTCCTAATATCAAAGAATCAGTAAGCGATACAAAAACTTTGATTGACTCACCAACAAACGATAAAGTAGAATGTGATAAACTCTACCAAGAAACCCAG GTCGCCAAGGCAAAAAGTTTTATTTCGCCAACAAATTCTTTGCTTTCAATTCCAAATTCGATTGGCCAATTCTACACTACTTGGAGCGGTTTGAACGAGGAACTCAAATACCTATACTTAAAG CTTCTAAAGGATGTACCATTAAACAAGCTCTTCGGAGCCGGGTTATCGAACGAGATGCTGGGTGAATTACTGTACGTTATGCAAACACGTTTTATTCCTGACAAGATCGACGTGACAAATATCATGCTGGAAATTGCGAAAAATGAATGTGTAAACATTCTTTCCTTACTTCTTAACTGTAATGATCGAAAAG CTATCAAAGAATTGCTCAAGTACATGGAGACACAAAATGCAAGCGAAAAAGATATCCAACAGATTCGAACGAAACTTTTTCGTGACTAG
- the LOC128277694 gene encoding RNA polymerase II-associated protein 3-like isoform X2, with translation MDTIRSQLAVKNQCEHMKKSIKELYDWEEQIKKPALAVSQPVESTSLPPVRSSASAMNEFYKNRKTAEKLDRMDEAVDQMQLADAEVLKDRGNKQCKLGNYRDAIKLYSEAIEIYEDNPVYYSNRALCYMNIELYENCLADCSIALQKDPKNVKAYYRRMQAYERLGENAKAISECRKILNISQDDNERNVTKRDMARIEKRLAEQQAAWTGKEKESVVGTEKDSTLSLVKQEADKYKELGNKFLAKKEFQKAETCYTRAISMFENEAIFYTNRSICYWHLKDYEKCLADCNKAIMLDESYFRPYYRRMLVREHLGSFQGAIEDCKKFLELTKDDKQKATAMKDLLRLEKLMKSEKPAKQAIVWSEVKKNAKPTKFIQKPPHLRSKVALKRIVIEDINQNPVMAPVSSGISVKREPVPDAIIDKIFNNNTGEQLMEPEESTILEHLFPVHSNKLKNLFSSSKTQSDPKQPLSSSIPNIKESVSDTKTLIDSPTNDKVECDKLYQETQVAKAKSFISPTNSLLSIPNSIGQFYTTWSGLNEELKYLYLKLLKDVPLNKLFGAGLSNEMLGELLYVMQTRFIPDKIDVTNIMLEIAKNECVNILSLLLNCNDRKAIKELLKYMETQNASEKDIQQIRTKLFRD, from the exons ATGGATACTATACGATCGCAACTCGCCGTGAAGAATCAGTGCGAACAcatgaaaaaatcaatcaagGAGCTATACGATTGGgaagagcaaataaaaaaaccagcATTGGCTGTGTCTCAGCCAGTTGAG AGTACTTCTCTCCCTCCTGTCCGTAGCAGCGCCAGCGCAATGAATGAATTCTATAAGAATAGAAAAACTGCAGAAAAATTAGATCGGATGGATGAAG CCGTTGACCAAATGCAATTGGCCGATGCTGAGGTTCTAAAGGACCGAGGAAATAAACAATGCAAACTTGGAAACTACCGTGATGCTATTAAGTTGTATTCAGAAGCTATCGAGATTTACGAAGATAATCCGGTATACTACAGCAATAGAGCTCTGTGTTACATGAATATTGAACTGTACGAGAATTGCCTTGCGGACTGCAGCATCGCCCTTCAGAAGGATCCGAAGAACGTAAAGGCATACTACAGACGAATGCAGGCTTACGAAAGATTAGGAGAGAATGCTAAAGCTATCTCCGAGTGTCGAAAGATACTGAACATTTCTCAAGATGATAACGAACGCAATGTGACCAAACGAGACATGGCAAGGATTGAGAAGCGCTTAGCGGAACAACAAGCGGCGTGgactggaaaagaaaaagaatcgGTCGTCGGGACGGAAAAGGATTCAACACTATCATTAGTAAAGCAGGAGGCGGACAAATACAAGGAGCTCGGTAACAAATTTCTCGCCAAAAAGGAATTTCAGAAAGCAGAAACATGCTACACAAGGGCTATTTCAATGTTCGAGAATGAAGCAATATTCTACACAAACCGCAGCATTTGCTACTGGCATCTGAAAGACTATGAAAAGTGCTTGGCGGATTGCAATAAAGCAATCATGTTAGATGAAAGCTACTTCCGGCCCTACTATCGCCGCATGCTAGTGCGCGAACATCTAGGCTCATTTCAAGGTGCTATAGAGGATTGCAAGAAATTTCTTGAGCTTACGAAAgacgacaaacaaaaagcaactGCAATGAAAGATCTTTTGCGATTGgaaaaattgatgaaaagcgaaaaaccTGCCAAACAGGCTATTGTATGGagtgaagtaaaaaaaaatgcaaagcCCACCAAATTCATTCAGAAACCACCTCACTTACGATCGAAGGTAGCTTTGAAACGGATCGTCATAGAGGACATAAACCAAAACCCTGTAATGGCACCAGTATCATCGGGTATCAGTGTAAAACGTGAGCCAGTACCAGATGCAATTATTgacaaaatattcaacaatAACACTGGTGAACAGTTGATGGAACCCGAGGAGAGTACCATTCTCGAACACCTCTTTCCTGTGCACTCCAATAAGCTCAAAAATCTCTTTTCATCgtccaaaactcaaagtgaTCCAAAGCAACCATTATCATCGTCAATTCCTAATATCAAAGAATCAGTAAGCGATACAAAAACTTTGATTGACTCACCAACAAACGATAAAGTAGAATGTGATAAACTCTACCAAGAAACCCAG GTCGCCAAGGCAAAAAGTTTTATTTCGCCAACAAATTCTTTGCTTTCAATTCCAAATTCGATTGGCCAATTCTACACTACTTGGAGCGGTTTGAACGAGGAACTCAAATACCTATACTTAAAG CTTCTAAAGGATGTACCATTAAACAAGCTCTTCGGAGCCGGGTTATCGAACGAGATGCTGGGTGAATTACTGTACGTTATGCAAACACGTTTTATTCCTGACAAGATCGACGTGACAAATATCATGCTGGAAATTGCGAAAAATGAATGTGTAAACATTCTTTCCTTACTTCTTAACTGTAATGATCGAAAAG CTATCAAAGAATTGCTCAAGTACATGGAGACACAAAATGCAAGCGAAAAAGATATCCAACAGATTCGAACGAAACTTTTTCGTGACTAG